The genomic interval AGCAGCAGGAAGTTTTGATTTAACAATTAATCGGAAAAGATCTCCTTCCGGAATAAATTTTATATCCTGCTCACCGCCACTTGTAAGGACTCGGTGTTTCACCGACCCCTTTGTATGTCTCTTAATTGCATCGTAGGGATCTAAGTATCCAAGCATCCTCGCGCAATCTGCCGCAGGGAAGTATTCCTTTCCATCAATAACGAGTACTTTAAGTTCTCCAAATTCTGTATTCTTAAAAACCTGTAAGTTATTCATAACATCAATCCTCCATTTCTTTCATTTCTCCAAAATTTCTCCCTACCGAAGCCTCTGCCACAATAGGTACATCAAATTCAGGGAAGGGTTGTGTTTCCATACACTCTTTTATAAAAGCAACTGCTTCGTCCACCTTGTCTTCCGGTAATTCAAAAACCAGCTCGTCATGTATCTGCAGTATAGGTTTCAGCCAAAGCCTTTCGGGAAGTCCACTGATGATGCGCCCACAGGCAAGCTTTAGAATATCTGCCGCTGTACCTTGAATAGGTGTATTTAATGCGCACCGCTCGGCAAAGGACTTCTTGCCCCAATCTGATGACCGAATTCCCAGCAGGTATCTTCGCCTGCCCAGCCATGTTTCTGAATAGCAGCTTACAGCAGCCCGCTTTTTTACCTCATCCTGCCATTTGGCAAGACCGGGGTATCCGGATTTCAAGTTTTGAATGATGGTCTCACATTCGGACAAAGTTGGGTTCAGCCCTGCTTTAAATTTAAGTGTCCTCTGTAAGCCAGTAGGAAACAGGCCATAGAACACACCGAAATTGCAGTTCTTTGCAATGGTCCTGCGCTCTTTATAATGTGGAGCATTTTTGTCTGCTGCCTCTTCAAAAGGAATGCGGTAAATAACAGAAGTGGTCTGAGCATGGATATCACCGCCAGTACGATAGGTTTCCAGCATACGTTTGTCCCTGCAATAAAACGCTCCGACGCGCAGTTCTATCTGCGAGAAGTCAAGGGATAAAATAGCCTTTCCTTCCGGTGCAATGATAAATTTCCGTACGCCTATTGGGTCATTGTCTTTCTGCGGACAATTCTGCATATTCGGGTTTCTTGACGCAAATCTGCCTGTCTCTGTCCCCAGTGGCATAAGGTCCGGATGAATCCTGCCGGTATCCTCATCAATAAATCGAAGATACCCGTCTATATAGGTGGATTTGAGTTTTCCCCACTTGCGGTATTCCTGCACCAGTTCAAATAAGCGAGCAAGTTCAGGCCTGTTGGATTCACACCATTCTTTTAATAGGATCATGGTTTCATCATCGGCAGCTTCCTGATGTTTTGCGGTCGTTTTCATTACCGGAAGACCGAGATCCACAAAAAGATATTTTTTAAATGCTGAAGTTGAAGCATTTGCCCCAATCTCTACATTGCCGATAATTCCGGCAATCTCTTTTCTGATACTGACAATCTTTTCTGTGGCTTCCGCTTGTTTCTTCAGCATGGCTGACTTATCCACCAATATGCCGTTATACTTCATTATCCCGACATATACTGATGTAGGCGATTCTACCTCTTCCACAATAGTTCTGTGTTTGGGTAAAAATCTATCAAACCACTGATTGAAAACATGATACAAGCGAAGAGTGTAGTCGCTGTCAGCACAAGCGTAGCGGACAGTCTTCTCATCCTGAGGGTTCAATTCATCGAAAAACCGACCTTCAGTAACCGTTGAGAATTCTGTCATTTCTGCTTTGCAGAGTGCAGGCGCAAGCGTTTTAAGTCCGCTGTCAGCAAGACTTCTGAACTCCCACTTGCTTTTTAATGTAAGCTGTGATGCTGCAATCGTGTCATAGCAAGGCTTTTGAAGGACGATACCTCTTGCGTAAAGGAACATAGACTCAAAAGCCAGATTATGAGCAACTTTTATTACATCTTTTGATTCGAATAGTAATTTCAGATAATCCCATATTACCGCCTGGTTCTCTGCATTTCGCCCGCTACGATGTTTAAGTGGAACATATATAGCAGTCCCTTCTGATACTGAAAAACTGATCCCTGTAATATCTGCTTTATGAGCATCCAGAGCTGCACTTTTATCGTTCCTCCATTTATCGCAAGGCGAGGTTTCAAAATCGAAAGCAAATAAACCAGTGTTTTTCAGATACTCTTTTATTTCAGGCAGCATATAAACACATTTGTATCCCATGCGGTTCTCCTTTCCGCCCTATCGGAGATGGAAGTTACTCTCCGATAGGGCCTTTGATCACTTAAGCGGCTCAGTAATTTCACCTGATTCAGGGTCTACATTTATTACCTCTTCACCGGCAGGTTCAGTGTCATGGCCGACTCGGGTACTGAATGCTTTGACCTGCTCGGAGAGCTTGGATATCAACGCATATTCGTCAGCGGTCAGATCCCGATCTACAGCAAACTGAGCCTGTGAATAGGTGATACCGCTTGAATTGGTCGCCTTTTTCAATGAAAAGCGGGTAACTACGCTGTTCGATTTTTTACCTTTAGAAAGCAGCCTTTTGATGTAGCGGGAAAACTCTTTCAACGATCCTGTTGGCAATGAGAGTATCAACGGGAAAATCTCCCCTTCACGCAGTACATATATCCTGCGGCGGTTCTTGCAAGCTTTGCTGCCGTTTTCCCCCGAACCGAACTGATTATATGGGCATTTGGCACAGCTTCCTCCGGGGTCTCCTTCGCCGGTTATACCATCAAAGCTTCCGCAATCCGGTGGGTTACTGCCTCCGGTATACTTGTCCTTGTAGTATGCATAAAGTGGATGATGATAAAGAATTACCGCTGAGAATTCTTTGACAGTATCAGGTTCTCCGGGATTTTCCCCGGGTACTTCGAATACTGTGCTGCCTGCGGACGGGATTTTTATGCGTTCAAAAGTCATGTCAAGACCGTCAAGTTCTGATGCCATTGCCTCGTCAAGATTGAAATCAGCGAGCTGAAGAAAACCTGTATTTTCGTTAATAGTTACGAGTTCATTGTTTTTCATGCTTTTATACCTCCGTAAATATGAATTTGAAATGTAATCTATATCATTGTTCTTTGAAGCATTGTTCTTCGAACAGTTATTCCTTGAACATTGATATTGGAGCATTGCTTTCTGAAGCTATTTACCTTGCTGCTTTCCGCACAGTTACTGTTGTCTTTTCGAAGACATTCACAAGGCCTTTCAGCCAGTCCGGAAGCTCGTCCCCATTCTCCGCAATCTGTTCTTTAACAAATGCTGACAGGGAATTTGCATTGACTGTTTCATAGATGAGTTCTCCAAAGCCTTTACTGCGTAGTGCGTCAAACAGTTCCTCCTTCATGCCTGCGGCAGCACTGGCTCTTGTTGTCGTTGAAAGGCAGAACATTGTTCCTGCTCTTGTGAAGTTTTGCGTCTCACTGCTGATCATCAGCTCAGACAGGCGGTATTCAACATCGTCAATCTCTGCATTAATGCTTTTTAGTTCCTCTTCCGCGGCCTTTTTTGCATCGCGAAGCTCCTTAAGACGGTCAGCAAGTTCAAACATCGCATTATTGCTCACAGCTTTCACCTCCCTCTGGGGCAAAAGGATTTGCTCCTTTGCGGTAGTCGTCTATCAGCATTTTTGCAAGATCTGCCTTATTGCGCAGAGCAGTCAGGATTTTTGAGTCTACAGTACCCTTGGCGATAAGGTAGATATATGTGCAACCGTTCTTTTGTCCAACTCTATGGATGCGGGCTTTTGTCTGTTCGAAATTCGACATGGAATAATCAAGTGAGTAAAATACCATTGTGCTTGCAGCGGTTAGTGTAATACCGAGTCCAGCAGTTGCAATCTGGCCTACGAACACCATGCAGTCGGGATCACATTGAAACCGGTTTACTTGCCCTTGGCGATCCTTTGTTGCCCCATAAATACACGCATAACCGATGTTCTTCTTCTCCAGCAACCTGCATATGGCATGAATTTCAGGGATAAACCTTGCTATAACAACCAGCTTATGTCCTTCTTGAATACTGCTTTCAAGGATATCTTCAAGAGCTTTCAACTTGGCATCACTGACTTGCTCGATTTTCCCACCGTCATCGCTTCCGATGAAGCCGCCGGTTAATTGCGAAAGACGAAGCAAGCGTGTCAGTATGTTTGTAGCTGTTACTTCTCCTGCTGACAGCTCAGTATAGCTTTGTTTGACAAGCTCTTTATATTTCTTTAAAGTGACAGGCTCAAGCTCAATATGGCGAATAATATCGGTGGTTTCCGGCAAATCCAGGCACTCCGCTTTGGTCGCCCGGAATGCAATGCTGTGGATCCTTTTCATCAAATCCTGTTCCATTGATTTTTTCAGCACTGGTGTATGGTTGCCATAGCCGACCATGTTGAAATACCGGTTTCGGAATGCATAAAAGCTGTTGCCAAAGATGCGTGGATCGAGAAATTTATACTGGCTGAATACATCTATGGCTTTGTTGGTTATAACCGTTCCTGTCAGTAGGAGCCGATACCGTGCAAGCAAGCCCAATCGGTGCATTGCTTTTGAAACCGCTGTATTATGAGTTTTAATTTTATGTCCTTCATCGGCGATGATAATGTCAGGATGCCAATTTGCCAGTTCCTTTTCCATTCTCCATGCAGATTCGTAGTTGACTACCACTACATGGACACCTTCGCCAGTTAAAAATCTTAGTTGTTGGATTTTCTTCTGAATCGTGCCATTAAGGACTATAAGCTGATATAGGAAATCTGCGAACCGTTTAAATTCGTCCTCCCACACTCCAAGAATGGAAAGCGGTGCAACAATCAGCACACGTTTTATTCTTCCAGCGGCAAGCAATGCTCCTATAATTGCAATTGAGACAAGAGTTTTCCCGGTGCTGGTCAGCCCATTTCCATCAGGAGCGCTGCACCCCATCCGGAAATGGCAGAAACACCACCACCCTTCAAAAGCCCAAATAGACTGCAGATGAAATTGAAAGCACGAATCTGATGGTTGTATGGTCTGCCCTTTATGGGCATTGAAATTATTGACAGCGTTTTTGCATTGTTCATAGAGTCTTGCATCTTATATCCTCCATCCTTCAATTTTGAGGGTTGGCCAACTCTCTGACTTAATGCTACTTGAATTGTTAAAGCCTGTCCGGACATCTAAAGTCCATGATTTTGGCAAAAAAATAGCCATTATGCAGTAAGGTTTTTGCGCCTTTTTTGCATAATGGCTTAAAATCTCATTATAATAGCCGGTTTAAAATATAAAAAGTTGGACTTCAGAAGTCCAACAATTTTTTTAACTTATCATTTCTTTATATGCCTTTGCACAAAGAGGGGAAAGTCCCAAGGCTTCCAAAACTTCATTGCATTCATATATTGAATGCCCTCTATACGAATGGATAAGCTTTTTATACGCCAATTGCTGTGGAGTGTTATTGAGAGTATATCCGGCAAGCCTTAATATCTCTTCACTGTATGTAGGGCTAAGCTCCAATCCGATGCAGATTGCCACAACGGTTTCTAAAGTTGGATTGTTAAGTTCATTGTTTTTTATTCTGTCATATGTTTTTCCTGAAAGCAAAGTCTTTTCAATAAAAACAACCTTATTGTAGCCTTTTCTTTTGATATGTCCATATACCGCTTGGGAAAATGTCTGGGTTGTGCGGATCAAATGCTGACCTTCTTCGACGAATTCTTCGTGAAATTTCTTTAGCTCTTCTGAACGATTAAATACCTCCATATTATGCTTGTCCGGATTAAATGTCGGCACTCTGTTATAATCCGGTGTAGCTTTACGGAACATTATAGAATCGAGGTATACTACAATGTCCATCTTGGAGGCTTTATTTAGTTTTAAATCAAACAGAAGGCAGCATTCATCTACATGCAGTTTTGCATAATCTGTAAGATCAAGGCTTCCATTTTCTAACCTTTTAATGTATTTAGAGTCGTTAATAACGTAATGACCGTCAACATAAATAAAATTACCGCTGTCTATAATCTTTGCGAATTCAGGATTCGCATAGTATTCAAAAAAGGAATCGCTTAGGCTAATACTGTATGTTTGATTCTTATGTAATGAGTCTGCCTTAAATGAATAATTGCTGATAAAATGGTCATCTACGTAGGTATATACACCTTCAACTTCCTTATATCCAAGGTCAAGCATCCTTATTTTAGCTGCTATCCTTGACACCTGGAAGAAGTCAGCTAATTCATACACAACATTTTCCATTATATTTAGCCTGTTGTGAGTACCAAAAAGGAGCTTATTCTTTTTAATTAGCTCCTCAATCTTTTTAATGGTCATTGATTTAGGCATAAGGATGCGAGGTGCTATTCCGTTAGCATGCCATTCCATCCAGTCTTCTGGCGTCCATTGTTTTTTGTATTTAGTTGTTTCGTTTACTCTGCAGCTTATGAGTAAAGCATCGCTGTTATATGTCTTAACTAACTCATGGTATTTTCTATGTTTATACCAGTGAACACACTCATGGATAATAGTATTGTTCATGCACCCTACGTTTCGCATGAAATACACATTAGGATCCACGAGAATTGTTCCTCTTGAAACTTCCAAAGGCTTATATGTTCTTTCATTTCTGTCGTAATATTCTACCGTACAATCTCCAAAAACTATTTGACCAAATATAGTGAAATGCTTTGTTAACTGGATTTCCTTAACCTTAAGCCCCATTCTTTTCACTACTTCATCTACCGGAATAGGCATAGGAGTACTTAATGCTTCCGGGCAAAATTCACTTAGAAACTCGGTAGCAACATCGTCAAACTGTTCCTTTTCTATAATTGGCACTAAATACTCAGACAGTCGGCCTAATTTGCTTTCTCTGTACTTGTTGTATATTGAAACAGAGTTGATTTGAAAATTCTGAATTCCGTCATCAAGGTCAGCTCTGCAGGAGATACGGAACCATTGTTCTATACCATCAGTCTCGCGATTCCTTCGTACTGTTTCTGCAATTTCAACTTCGGCAGAAACAATTACGTCAAATAAAATACTGTTACCTGGCGAGTCAGTTATGTCTATCATTATGATGTCAAAATCGGATAATGCTGCTTCATCCGGTGATTGCACACGATATGAGTTGGATTCAAGCTTATCCGGGTTGTCCTCAATATACTCGGACAATTCGTCAAAGAGTTCATTGTAATACATATTTGCAATAACATCTCTGAACGAGCTGACGCTTGCCATACCGTACCTCCGTAATAACATTTCATCATTTAGACCAGATATTTCCTTGTGTAAATTATAACATAAATTGCGCAAAACACAATAAAAATACGCGAACTCAAATTTATATTGTGTTTTAGCCGACTTTGTGGTATTCTTTATAACGAGCGAGGTGACAATTATGGCCGTTAGCTATAAAAAACTATGGAAACTCTTAATTGATAAAGATATGAAAAAGAAAGATTTAAGAGAAGCGGCTGGTATTAGTACATCTTCAATGGCTAAACTCGGAAAAAACGAAAATGTAACGACCGATGTGCTTGTGAAGATTTGCAAGGCATTAAACTGCGATATTTCAGATATCATGGAAATTGTTGACGATAACGAGTGATCACTTCATCTTATATATTAACAAATAGAATTTATGAAAGAGGTGCAAAATACAGTGAGTAGAATTGGGGTAAACGAAAAAAAATTCTATCGCACACTTGAAGAGATATTTACTGGAGCAAAAATTGAAGGTCAAGGCGGCTTTTTAAATCTTATTAAAATCAAACATGATTATTATCAAAAGGTTATTTCTCAGTTTGCTAAAGAAGTAGAAGAAGATAAAGTGATAACCAATGATTTCCGCGAAGAATTTTTTAGCAAATTATACACATTTTTTAAAAAATACTTTAATGAGAGTGGAAGCATTTTCTTTACAAAAACAGCCAATTGGAATAATGTTTACGAAAAAATCTATACAGGCCAAGATGATATTGTTTTGTTTTGGAAAACACATATGCTGTATTATGTAAAGACCGATACAATATTTAACAATTTATTTATTGAGGTAGAAGATAAACAGTGGGGCAATTCTTATTTTTACTTTGATGTAAGCAAACTTGATTTAAAAAAGAACAATGAAAAAAGGGCGTTAGTATATGAGTTTTCTAAACAAATTAATGCATCCGAAGCTGAATCAAAGCTTGGGATTAAACTCACTGATAATATTTCATCGGCTATAAATGTTATTGAGGTTAATTACTCGACTCATGGTAAAACAACAAAAATTGAAAATTTAGTCAGAAAAACGGGCGTTAGGGATGAGAGTATCTATAAAGCAATATCTGTTTTTGAGAAACAAAATAAAGTAGATTTTTTTATAAATAAAAATGCAAAGAAATTCTTAACTGAACAACTGGACATATATCTTCATCAGATACTTTTAGATGATTCTAATGAATTTTCTTTAAGCCGACTAGAGCAAATCAAAACCATTAAGTTATATGCTAAAAAGCTTATTAATTTTATTTCAAATTTTGAAAACGAGTTAGTTTATATATGGAATAAACCAAAATTTGTTCTAAACAGTGAGTATATAATCTCTGCTGACCTTATATCCTCTGATATAATAAATGCTTTGGAAAAAGCACCCGGATATGCGAAACAAATAAAAGAGTGGATTGATTTGGGATTCATAAAAGAATCTGCTTCTTTACAAGATATTATAAACGAAAATCCGCATATTCCGTTTGATACAAAATATTTTCCCGAACATAAATATGTTATTTTAAGTCAATTTGATGATATTGACAGCGCTCTTTCTGGCAGGCTAATACGTTCAGAAAACTATCAAGCATTAAATACGCTATTAAATAAGTATAAAGAAAAAGTAGACTTAATTTATATTGACCCTCCATTTAATACAGGAAATGACTTTGCTTATGTTGATAATTATCAAGATAGCACTTGGTTATCAATAATGAACGATCGATTGCAGTTAGCATATCAGTTTCTTAAGTCAACAGGCTCTCTCTATCTACATCTTGATGAAAGAGCAGACTATTATGGTCGTATTTTATTAGATAAAATTTTTGGCAAAGAAAACTTTAAAAGAGAAATTATATGGGATATTCAAGTGCTTTCGGGATATAAAACACAAGCAAAAAATTATATTCTTGGTCACCAAACAATACTTTTTTATATAAAAGATCCTCAAGAATTTTATTTTGAAAAGCAACGACAACCACACAGAAAAGAATACTTAGATAGGTTTGACAAAGTCGATGAAAAAGGTCGAAAATATTTTGATGGTAGGGGGTCAATTATTTATTTAGAAGATGCAATAAAAAAAGGCAAAGCTGTCGGAGATGTCTGGTATGACATTATGTCATTCCAGCAGAACGCAACATCGAAAGAAAAAATGCCAAGATGTACAGAACTTACTCAAAAACCCGAGGAGCTGCTTGAAAGAATCATCAAAGCATCATGCCCAGAAGGTGGTTTAGTATTAGATTTTTTTTGTGGAAGTGGTACTACAATCAGTGCAGCACACAAGCTTGGCAGAAAATGGATTGGGATTGAGATGGGGGATCAGTTTGAGGATACGATTCTTCCAAGAATTAAAGAAACCATAAATGCAAAAGGACATCGAGAACCTTGTGGAATAACAGAAAAAGTTAATTACTCCGGAGGTGGATTTGTAAAATATTACGAGCTTGAGCAATATGAAGACGTATTGCGCAAATCAGAATACACACCGGCGGACTCTCAAATTAATTTGTTCTCAAAAGATCCTTTTGAAAGTTATATTTTTTTCTCTGATCAAAAATATGCTAATGTTATTGAAGTGAAAGGGAATCAGCTATTTGTCAATTTAAATAAACTTTATAGTAATATTGACTTGGCTGAATCACTTGCGAATATATTAGGAGGACAACTTATTGTGGACACAGAGGATGAAGTGAAAATAAACGTAAAAGGTCAAATTATTAGTTTTTCTAAAAACATCAACAAGATGAATGAAGATGAAAAAATGGTACTTCTCAAATACTTAAAGCCTTTGATTTGGTGGGGTGAGTAATTTATGGCTGTTAATCATTATCAAAACTTAGTTGATAACATTAATTACGAAGATATAAACGAGTGGCAGATTCCAGATATATATCATTTTTCGGATAAAAAAGTACTATTTCCATATCAAGTAGAAGCCTTAAAGAATACAGCAAAACTGTTAAAGACATTTTACTCATCACCTAACGGTAAAAAAGAACTTTACGAGTTTTGCATTTCCAACGGTATGGAGAGTAATTTTTGTGTACAAAAATATATTAAACCGATTGATGAACGTAAGGGAATAGCAAATCCGCGGTTTGAATTGCTCTCAGAGTACTAT from Tepidimicrobium xylanilyticum carries:
- a CDS encoding bifunctional 3'-5' exonuclease/DNA polymerase, producing MGYKCVYMLPEIKEYLKNTGLFAFDFETSPCDKWRNDKSAALDAHKADITGISFSVSEGTAIYVPLKHRSGRNAENQAVIWDYLKLLFESKDVIKVAHNLAFESMFLYARGIVLQKPCYDTIAASQLTLKSKWEFRSLADSGLKTLAPALCKAEMTEFSTVTEGRFFDELNPQDEKTVRYACADSDYTLRLYHVFNQWFDRFLPKHRTIVEEVESPTSVYVGIMKYNGILVDKSAMLKKQAEATEKIVSIRKEIAGIIGNVEIGANASTSAFKKYLFVDLGLPVMKTTAKHQEAADDETMILLKEWCESNRPELARLFELVQEYRKWGKLKSTYIDGYLRFIDEDTGRIHPDLMPLGTETGRFASRNPNMQNCPQKDNDPIGVRKFIIAPEGKAILSLDFSQIELRVGAFYCRDKRMLETYRTGGDIHAQTTSVIYRIPFEEAADKNAPHYKERRTIAKNCNFGVFYGLFPTGLQRTLKFKAGLNPTLSECETIIQNLKSGYPGLAKWQDEVKKRAAVSCYSETWLGRRRYLLGIRSSDWGKKSFAERCALNTPIQGTAADILKLACGRIISGLPERLWLKPILQIHDELVFELPEDKVDEAVAFIKECMETQPFPEFDVPIVAEASVGRNFGEMKEMED
- a CDS encoding gp33 family protein encodes the protein MSNNAMFELADRLKELRDAKKAAEEELKSINAEIDDVEYRLSELMISSETQNFTRAGTMFCLSTTTRASAAAGMKEELFDALRSKGFGELIYETVNANSLSAFVKEQIAENGDELPDWLKGLVNVFEKTTVTVRKAAR
- a CDS encoding DEAD/DEAH box helicase — translated: MGCSAPDGNGLTSTGKTLVSIAIIGALLAAGRIKRVLIVAPLSILGVWEDEFKRFADFLYQLIVLNGTIQKKIQQLRFLTGEGVHVVVVNYESAWRMEKELANWHPDIIIADEGHKIKTHNTAVSKAMHRLGLLARYRLLLTGTVITNKAIDVFSQYKFLDPRIFGNSFYAFRNRYFNMVGYGNHTPVLKKSMEQDLMKRIHSIAFRATKAECLDLPETTDIIRHIELEPVTLKKYKELVKQSYTELSAGEVTATNILTRLLRLSQLTGGFIGSDDGGKIEQVSDAKLKALEDILESSIQEGHKLVVIARFIPEIHAICRLLEKKNIGYACIYGATKDRQGQVNRFQCDPDCMVFVGQIATAGLGITLTAASTMVFYSLDYSMSNFEQTKARIHRVGQKNGCTYIYLIAKGTVDSKILTALRNKADLAKMLIDDYRKGANPFAPEGGESCEQ
- a CDS encoding ImmA/IrrE family metallo-endopeptidase, with the translated sequence MASVSSFRDVIANMYYNELFDELSEYIEDNPDKLESNSYRVQSPDEAALSDFDIIMIDITDSPGNSILFDVIVSAEVEIAETVRRNRETDGIEQWFRISCRADLDDGIQNFQINSVSIYNKYRESKLGRLSEYLVPIIEKEQFDDVATEFLSEFCPEALSTPMPIPVDEVVKRMGLKVKEIQLTKHFTIFGQIVFGDCTVEYYDRNERTYKPLEVSRGTILVDPNVYFMRNVGCMNNTIIHECVHWYKHRKYHELVKTYNSDALLISCRVNETTKYKKQWTPEDWMEWHANGIAPRILMPKSMTIKKIEELIKKNKLLFGTHNRLNIMENVVYELADFFQVSRIAAKIRMLDLGYKEVEGVYTYVDDHFISNYSFKADSLHKNQTYSISLSDSFFEYYANPEFAKIIDSGNFIYVDGHYVINDSKYIKRLENGSLDLTDYAKLHVDECCLLFDLKLNKASKMDIVVYLDSIMFRKATPDYNRVPTFNPDKHNMEVFNRSEELKKFHEEFVEEGQHLIRTTQTFSQAVYGHIKRKGYNKVVFIEKTLLSGKTYDRIKNNELNNPTLETVVAICIGLELSPTYSEEILRLAGYTLNNTPQQLAYKKLIHSYRGHSIYECNEVLEALGLSPLCAKAYKEMIS
- a CDS encoding helix-turn-helix domain-containing protein, with the protein product MAVSYKKLWKLLIDKDMKKKDLREAAGISTSSMAKLGKNENVTTDVLVKICKALNCDISDIMEIVDDNE
- a CDS encoding site-specific DNA-methyltransferase; the protein is MSRIGVNEKKFYRTLEEIFTGAKIEGQGGFLNLIKIKHDYYQKVISQFAKEVEEDKVITNDFREEFFSKLYTFFKKYFNESGSIFFTKTANWNNVYEKIYTGQDDIVLFWKTHMLYYVKTDTIFNNLFIEVEDKQWGNSYFYFDVSKLDLKKNNEKRALVYEFSKQINASEAESKLGIKLTDNISSAINVIEVNYSTHGKTTKIENLVRKTGVRDESIYKAISVFEKQNKVDFFINKNAKKFLTEQLDIYLHQILLDDSNEFSLSRLEQIKTIKLYAKKLINFISNFENELVYIWNKPKFVLNSEYIISADLISSDIINALEKAPGYAKQIKEWIDLGFIKESASLQDIINENPHIPFDTKYFPEHKYVILSQFDDIDSALSGRLIRSENYQALNTLLNKYKEKVDLIYIDPPFNTGNDFAYVDNYQDSTWLSIMNDRLQLAYQFLKSTGSLYLHLDERADYYGRILLDKIFGKENFKREIIWDIQVLSGYKTQAKNYILGHQTILFYIKDPQEFYFEKQRQPHRKEYLDRFDKVDEKGRKYFDGRGSIIYLEDAIKKGKAVGDVWYDIMSFQQNATSKEKMPRCTELTQKPEELLERIIKASCPEGGLVLDFFCGSGTTISAAHKLGRKWIGIEMGDQFEDTILPRIKETINAKGHREPCGITEKVNYSGGGFVKYYELEQYEDVLRKSEYTPADSQINLFSKDPFESYIFFSDQKYANVIEVKGNQLFVNLNKLYSNIDLAESLANILGGQLIVDTEDEVKINVKGQIISFSKNINKMNEDEKMVLLKYLKPLIWWGE